One segment of Solanum stenotomum isolate F172 chromosome 1, ASM1918654v1, whole genome shotgun sequence DNA contains the following:
- the LOC125876252 gene encoding BTB/POZ domain-containing protein At3g05675, with protein sequence METVPNESKTPSKIGDRPTSDVVVRLRTQDGRDDWLYCHSHILVEESKYFADRLSDSWPTCQILDSRNCVEVYCEEPDLDSHVNVLRLFYVIADGLMMEICHGVKNALGILRVAVKLGCPRIIAVCVDYLEAVPWEEAEEEEILNTIPSMGSKVEPVLARLQPVNPTAVMKIFLSALQFATSSPPSPLNDLKNTAQEQLEYMLTEDDDAPLLSADEEIKLEVMRCVKKLLDRFNSIVESLLCDLQESISDSGKMQSLHSCLTDLLWACQILGKLEIIRDFVCSWTELSVKLVTIVQQKDGENQTLKTKLKVLEVTAKVLEAIGYGIVVLPTVKRLHMVKLWLPFVRTMKPLVDSVSEETEDDLTLKFDSEIWQSLESAFVAIILTLSSVDQTDILTEWLENQQIRYPDLTEAFEVWCYRSKVAKRRLATLGEEHNTAKAV encoded by the exons ATGGAGACAGTC CCTAATGAATCGAAGACACCAAGCAAGATTGGAGATAGACCAACCAGTGATGTTGTCGTAAGACTTAGAACACAGGATGGCCGTGATGATTGGCTTTACTGTCATTCACATATTCTCGTTGAAGAGAGTAAATATTTTGCTGATCGGTTATCAGATAGTTGGCCGACATGTCAGATTCTGGATTCACGCAATTGTGTTGAGGTTTACTGTGAAGAACCTGATCTGGACTCCCATGTCAATGTCCTTCGACTCTTTTATGTCATTGCGGATGGCTTAATGATGGAAATTTGCCATGGTGTCAAGAATGCACTTGGCATTTTGCGAGTTGCTGTCAAACTTGGATGCCCAAGAATTATTGCAGTATGTGTGGATTATTTGGAAGCAGTCCCTTGGGAGGAAGCTGAGGAGGAGGAGATATTAAATACTATACCAAGCATGGGATCTAAGGTGGAACCAGTACTTGCTCGCCTCCAACCAGTCAATCCTACTGcagtaatgaagatttttctttCAGCCCTTCAATTTGCTACGTCATCACCTCCTTCACCTTTGAATGATCTGAAAAACACTGCTCAAGAACAGCTTGAATACATGCTTACCGAGGACGATGATGCTCCTTTACTGAGCGCTGATGAAGAGATAAAGCTAGAAGTCATGCGATGTGTCAAGAAGCTGCTTGATAGATTTAACAGCATTGTAGAATCTCTACTATGTGACCTCCAAGAATCGATTTCAGATTCTGGGAAAATGCAATCGTTGCATTCTTGTTTGACAGATTTGTTATGGGCATGTCAGATATTAGGAAAGTTGGAGATTATCAGAGATTTTGTTTGCAGCTGGACGGAGTTGTCAGTGAAGCTAGTAACCATCGTTCAACAAAAAGATGGAGAAAATCAAACTCTGAAGACAAAGCTGAAGGTTCTTGAGGTGACTGCAAAAGTATTAGAGGCAATAGGCTATGGCATAGTTGTGTTGCCTACAGTAAAACGACTTCACATGGTGAAGCTCTGGCTTCCTTTTGTCCGGACGATGAAGCCTTTAGTCGATTCTGTCTCCGAGGAAACTGAGGATGATCTCACACTAAAATTCGATAGTGAGATCTGGCAATCTTTGGAGTCAGCATTTGTTGCTATTATACTTACATTGTCGTCAGTTGATCAGACAGACATTTTAACAGAGTGGTTGGAAAATCAACAGATTCGATATCCAGACCTCACCGAGGCATTTGAAGTTTGGTGTTACAGGTCCAAGGTAGCTAAGCGAAGGCTGGCAACACTTGGGGAAGAACACAATACAGCTAAGGCAGTATGA